The following proteins are co-located in the Microbacterium immunditiarum genome:
- a CDS encoding aspartate kinase, which translates to MALIVQKYGGSSVADADSIKRVAKRIVDTRRAGHDVVVAVSAMGDTTDELLELAAEVAPIPAPRELDMLLSSGERISMALLAMAIHSMGFEARSFTGSQAGMITTADHGAARIVDVTPVRLREALDEGAIVIVAGFQGFNRDTRDITTLGRGGSDTTAVALAAALDADVCEIYSDVDGIFTADPRVVPNARKLDVVSAEEMLELAANGAKVLYIRAVEYARRHGVMIHARSTFSSSVGTYVLGPGMTVPDGHKDAHKGEHAHKGEHMEEPIVAGVATDLSQAKITIIGVPDVPGKAAEIFKLVARSGANVDMIVQNVSAAATGRTDISFTLPKADATAALRALAADQDEVGFESLVHDDQIGKLSVVGAGMRTHSGVSATLFEALSVAGINIEMISTSEIRISVVVRGDDLAAAARVVHTAYGLDGDTEAVVYAGTGR; encoded by the coding sequence GTGGCGCTCATCGTCCAGAAGTACGGCGGCTCGTCCGTCGCCGACGCCGACAGCATCAAGCGCGTCGCGAAGCGCATCGTCGACACGCGCCGCGCCGGCCACGACGTCGTGGTCGCGGTGAGCGCGATGGGCGACACGACCGACGAGCTGCTCGAGCTGGCCGCTGAGGTCGCGCCGATCCCGGCGCCGCGCGAGCTCGACATGCTGCTGTCGAGCGGCGAGCGCATCTCGATGGCGCTGCTCGCGATGGCGATCCACTCGATGGGCTTCGAGGCGCGCTCGTTCACGGGCAGCCAGGCGGGCATGATCACGACCGCCGACCACGGCGCGGCGCGCATCGTCGACGTGACGCCGGTGCGCCTGCGCGAGGCGCTCGACGAGGGCGCGATCGTCATCGTCGCGGGCTTCCAGGGGTTCAACCGCGACACGCGCGACATCACGACGCTCGGCCGGGGCGGGTCCGACACGACCGCCGTCGCCCTCGCGGCGGCGCTCGACGCCGACGTGTGCGAGATCTACAGCGACGTCGACGGCATCTTCACGGCGGACCCGCGCGTCGTCCCGAACGCTCGCAAGCTCGACGTCGTCTCGGCGGAGGAGATGCTCGAGCTCGCCGCGAACGGCGCGAAGGTGCTCTACATCCGCGCCGTCGAGTACGCCCGCCGTCACGGCGTGATGATCCACGCACGCTCGACGTTCAGCTCGAGCGTCGGCACGTATGTGCTCGGCCCGGGCATGACGGTGCCCGACGGCCACAAGGACGCCCACAAGGGAGAACACGCCCACAAGGGAGAACACATGGAAGAGCCGATCGTCGCGGGCGTCGCGACCGACCTCAGCCAGGCGAAGATCACGATCATCGGCGTGCCCGACGTGCCGGGCAAGGCGGCCGAGATCTTCAAGCTCGTCGCGCGGTCGGGTGCGAACGTCGACATGATCGTGCAGAACGTCTCGGCGGCGGCGACCGGTCGCACCGACATCTCGTTCACCCTCCCCAAGGCGGATGCCACGGCCGCACTGCGCGCGCTCGCCGCCGACCAGGACGAGGTGGGCTTCGAGAGCCTCGTGCACGACGACCAGATCGGCAAGCTGTCCGTCGTGGGCGCGGGCATGCGCACGCACTCGGGTGTGTCGGCCACGCTGTTCGAGGCGCTGTCGGTCGCGGGCATCAACATCGAGATGATCTCGACGTCCGAGATCCGCATCTCGGTCGTCGTCCGCGGCGACGACCTCGCCGCCGCCGCGCGCGTCGTGCACACCGCATACGGACTCGACGGCGACACCGAGGCCGTCGTCTACGCCGGGACCGGGCGCTGA
- a CDS encoding aspartate-semialdehyde dehydrogenase, with protein sequence MTRISDSGLSVAVVGATGQVGGVMLDILEERGFPVRELRAFATARSAGSDVIFQGKAVTVEDVATADVSGIDIALFSAGATGSRAHAPRFADAGATVIDNSSAWRMDPDVPLVVSEVNPHAIAEARKGIIANPNCTTMAAMPVLKVLDAAAGLERLIVSTYQAVSGSGVAGVQELLGQVEGVLAQGDVDRLARDGSALDFPQPEKYIAPIAFDVIPLAGNVVDDGSNETDEEKKLRNESRKILELPDLRVAGTCVRVPVFTGHSLSINAEFAREITPERAREVLSGAPGVTLEEVPTPLQAAGKDASFVGRIRADQSAPGGKGLVLFISNDNLRKGAALNAVQIAELVAAGLTAVQTP encoded by the coding sequence ATGACCCGCATCTCAGACTCCGGACTCTCCGTCGCCGTCGTCGGCGCCACCGGCCAGGTCGGCGGTGTGATGCTCGACATCCTCGAGGAGCGCGGATTCCCCGTCCGCGAGCTCCGCGCCTTCGCGACGGCACGCTCGGCGGGATCCGACGTCATCTTCCAGGGCAAGGCCGTGACGGTCGAAGACGTCGCGACGGCCGACGTCTCCGGCATCGACATCGCCCTCTTCTCGGCGGGCGCCACCGGCAGCCGCGCGCACGCGCCGCGTTTCGCCGACGCCGGCGCCACCGTCATCGACAACTCGAGCGCGTGGCGCATGGACCCCGACGTCCCACTCGTCGTGAGCGAGGTCAACCCGCACGCGATCGCCGAGGCGCGCAAGGGCATCATCGCGAACCCGAACTGCACGACGATGGCCGCGATGCCGGTGCTCAAGGTCCTCGACGCCGCGGCAGGGCTCGAGCGGCTCATCGTCTCGACGTACCAGGCGGTGTCGGGCTCGGGCGTCGCGGGCGTGCAGGAGCTGCTCGGTCAGGTCGAGGGCGTTCTCGCGCAGGGCGACGTCGACCGCCTCGCGCGCGACGGCTCGGCGCTCGACTTCCCGCAGCCCGAGAAGTACATCGCCCCGATCGCGTTCGACGTGATCCCGCTCGCGGGCAACGTCGTCGACGACGGCTCGAACGAGACCGACGAAGAGAAGAAGCTGCGCAACGAGAGCCGCAAGATCCTCGAGCTGCCCGACCTGCGGGTCGCGGGCACGTGCGTGCGGGTCCCCGTCTTCACGGGCCACTCGCTCAGCATCAACGCCGAGTTCGCGCGCGAGATCACGCCCGAGCGTGCGCGCGAGGTGCTGTCGGGTGCCCCGGGCGTGACGCTCGAAGAGGTGCCGACGCCCCTCCAGGCGGCCGGCAAGGACGCGTCGTTCGTCGGCCGCATCCGCGCCGACCAGTCGGCCCCCGGGGGCAAGGGCCTCGTGCTGTTCATCTCGAACGACAACCTGCGAAAGGGCGCGGCGCTCAACGCCGTCCAGATCGCGGAGCTGGTCGCCGCGGGGCTCACCGCCGTCCAGACCCCCTGA
- a CDS encoding malate:quinone oxidoreductase, with amino-acid sequence MTETTDASTVPSTDADVADVLLIGGGIMSATLGALISQLQPDWKIVVYERLSDVALESSNAWNNAGTGHAALCELNYMPEGPDGRLDPSKAIAINEQFQQSRQFWSSLVDRGVLDAPSTFINTAPHMTFVRGEKDVAFLKKRYEVLKEQPLFAGMEYSEDSRVINKWAPLLMQRRRKGEPFAATRVPAGTDVDFGALTRQLFDALRERGAQVVTNREVRDLKRQKDGTWLVKWRNTIGLTPGQIRARFVFVGAGGWSLKLLQRSGIPEIRGYGVFPIGGQFLKTTNPALVAQHKAKVYSQASVGAPPMSVPHLDTRVVDGEASLLFGPFATFSPKFLKNGSMLDIVSQVRPSNIGPMLKVAWDNPSLIKYLVGELLKTHAKKVASLRTFMPTAKDEDWELIQAGQRAQVMKKDPEKGGILQFGTEVVTGADGTIAGLLGASPGASTAVSIMLGLLKSSFPEHLGEWEPRLRELIPSYGSTLNVDPEAASESLTETAEALALTA; translated from the coding sequence GTGACCGAAACCACTGATGCGAGCACCGTTCCGAGCACGGACGCCGACGTCGCCGACGTCCTCCTGATCGGAGGCGGGATCATGAGCGCCACGCTCGGCGCCCTGATCTCGCAGCTGCAGCCCGACTGGAAGATCGTCGTCTACGAGCGCCTCTCCGACGTCGCGCTCGAGAGCTCCAACGCATGGAACAACGCGGGCACCGGTCACGCCGCGCTGTGCGAGCTGAACTACATGCCCGAGGGTCCCGACGGCAGGCTCGACCCGTCGAAGGCAATCGCCATCAACGAGCAGTTCCAGCAGAGCCGCCAGTTCTGGTCGTCGCTCGTCGACCGGGGCGTGCTCGACGCGCCGTCGACGTTCATCAACACGGCCCCGCACATGACGTTCGTGCGCGGCGAGAAGGACGTGGCGTTCCTCAAGAAGCGCTACGAGGTGCTCAAGGAGCAGCCGCTGTTCGCCGGCATGGAGTACAGCGAGGACTCGCGCGTCATCAACAAGTGGGCCCCGCTGCTCATGCAGAGGCGCCGCAAGGGCGAGCCGTTCGCCGCGACCCGCGTGCCCGCGGGCACCGACGTCGACTTCGGCGCACTCACGCGCCAGCTCTTCGACGCGCTCCGCGAGCGCGGCGCGCAGGTCGTGACCAACCGCGAGGTGCGCGACCTCAAGCGCCAGAAGGACGGCACGTGGCTCGTCAAGTGGCGCAACACGATCGGCCTGACGCCCGGCCAGATCCGCGCGCGCTTCGTGTTCGTGGGCGCCGGCGGCTGGTCGCTGAAGCTCCTGCAGCGTTCGGGCATCCCCGAGATCCGCGGCTACGGCGTGTTCCCGATCGGCGGCCAGTTCCTCAAGACGACGAACCCGGCCCTGGTCGCGCAGCACAAGGCGAAGGTGTACTCGCAGGCATCCGTCGGCGCCCCGCCGATGTCGGTGCCGCACCTCGACACACGCGTCGTCGACGGCGAGGCCTCTCTGCTGTTCGGTCCGTTCGCGACGTTCAGCCCCAAGTTCCTCAAGAACGGGTCGATGCTCGACATCGTGTCGCAGGTGCGCCCGAGCAACATCGGGCCGATGCTCAAGGTCGCGTGGGACAACCCGAGCCTCATCAAGTATCTCGTCGGCGAGCTGCTGAAGACCCACGCGAAGAAGGTCGCGAGCCTGCGCACGTTCATGCCGACGGCGAAGGACGAGGACTGGGAGCTCATCCAGGCCGGCCAACGCGCACAGGTGATGAAGAAGGACCCCGAGAAGGGCGGCATCCTGCAGTTCGGCACCGAGGTCGTCACGGGCGCCGACGGCACGATCGCAGGGCTCCTGGGCGCGTCGCCGGGTGCGTCGACGGCGGTCTCGATCATGCTCGGCCTGCTCAAGTCGAGCTTCCCCGAGCACCTCGGCGAGTGGGAGCCGCGCCTGCGCGAGCTCATCCCGAGCTACGGCTCGACGCTCAACGTCGACCCGGAAGCCGCGAGCGAGTCGCTCACCGAGACGGCCGAGGCGCTCGCGCTCACGGCGTGA
- a CDS encoding DUF2207 domain-containing protein, which yields MRLNWGRLTRRASALAVALVLAFAAPAAASGIDSADVQDFTYDSFDAEYWLVRAAGGASALYTTETIVARFPEFDQNRGLVRRLPRSDSGIDLQTQVMQVTGEDAAPIPWWTEQDEDWVYVLTGDDSFVHGRQTYVISYTMRDVVLRYEDTDADEFYWDTVGTDHPQPFDAAGAHVRIAGDAAEGLLAGRAFCYQGPAGSSDPCTITGPTDGGEWPAHVTAWAASLGAPDAASDATDFTVPPVRLGPDENVTVAIGFSQGTFAAPTPPPPPPYPWWQWILPGAALLAGVGGLVFVIVIRIVLRRNPDRSPVIVEYTPPEDESLMLSADVLGVPERAFAAQVVDLAVRDIIEIRASGDRDRPDDFDLVLRTRDGLDGDDQRVVQALFGTKAGSGATVDLGKFTAKPPNRAVTYMRGIGDLTRRRGYRGRIPGWIENVRLTAMVCGIVLAFVLLFFIDELPVLADLPGGLGTLVYGAAIAGGFFAFTVPGYKLPAPLTLAGGRHRTYLEGIREYLELAEEERLRAAQTPRTADLVSAGRRPYGEAPNAPDADVVNLYERLLPYAVLFGMQNEWLDVIRAAAPADMVASHLSLFDVVGSNSLSDASRSIGRLAATPVSRGSSRSGFSSSSSSGWSSSGGSSGGGFSGGGGGGGGFGGR from the coding sequence ATGCGGCTGAACTGGGGTCGGCTCACCCGGCGCGCGAGCGCGCTGGCGGTGGCGCTCGTACTGGCGTTCGCGGCGCCAGCCGCGGCATCCGGAATCGATTCCGCCGACGTCCAGGACTTCACGTACGACTCCTTCGACGCCGAGTACTGGCTCGTGCGCGCTGCCGGCGGCGCGAGTGCGCTCTACACGACCGAGACGATCGTCGCGCGGTTCCCCGAGTTCGATCAGAACCGCGGTCTTGTCCGCCGGCTGCCCCGCTCCGACTCGGGCATCGACCTGCAGACGCAGGTCATGCAGGTGACGGGGGAGGACGCAGCCCCGATCCCGTGGTGGACGGAGCAGGACGAGGACTGGGTCTACGTGCTCACGGGCGATGACTCGTTCGTCCACGGGCGGCAGACGTACGTCATCTCGTACACGATGCGCGACGTCGTCCTGCGCTACGAGGACACGGACGCCGACGAGTTCTACTGGGACACGGTCGGCACCGACCATCCGCAGCCGTTCGACGCCGCCGGCGCGCACGTGCGCATCGCGGGCGACGCCGCGGAGGGCCTCCTCGCCGGGCGGGCGTTCTGCTACCAGGGTCCTGCCGGCTCGAGCGACCCGTGCACGATCACGGGTCCGACCGACGGGGGAGAGTGGCCGGCTCACGTGACCGCGTGGGCGGCTTCGCTGGGGGCGCCGGATGCCGCATCCGACGCCACCGACTTCACGGTCCCTCCCGTGCGCCTCGGCCCTGACGAGAACGTCACCGTCGCGATCGGCTTCTCGCAGGGCACGTTCGCCGCGCCGACGCCGCCCCCGCCGCCGCCGTACCCGTGGTGGCAGTGGATCCTCCCGGGAGCGGCGCTGCTCGCGGGCGTCGGCGGGCTCGTCTTCGTGATCGTGATCCGCATCGTGCTCCGCCGCAATCCCGACCGTTCACCGGTCATCGTGGAGTACACGCCGCCCGAGGACGAGTCGCTCATGCTGTCGGCGGACGTGCTCGGGGTGCCGGAGCGCGCGTTCGCCGCCCAGGTCGTCGACCTCGCGGTGCGCGACATCATCGAGATCCGCGCGAGCGGCGACCGCGACCGCCCGGACGACTTCGATCTCGTGCTGCGCACGCGCGACGGGCTCGACGGCGACGACCAGCGCGTCGTGCAGGCGCTGTTCGGCACCAAGGCGGGCTCCGGGGCGACGGTCGATCTGGGGAAGTTCACCGCCAAGCCTCCGAATCGCGCCGTCACCTACATGCGGGGCATCGGGGATCTCACGCGACGCCGCGGGTATCGAGGACGCATCCCGGGATGGATCGAGAACGTGCGACTCACCGCGATGGTGTGCGGCATCGTGCTGGCGTTCGTGCTGCTCTTCTTCATCGACGAGCTCCCGGTCCTCGCGGACCTCCCCGGCGGTCTCGGGACGCTCGTCTACGGCGCCGCGATCGCCGGCGGGTTCTTCGCGTTCACGGTGCCGGGGTACAAGCTCCCGGCGCCGCTGACGCTCGCGGGCGGCCGCCACCGCACGTACCTCGAGGGCATCCGGGAGTACCTCGAGCTGGCCGAGGAGGAGCGTCTGCGCGCCGCCCAGACGCCCCGCACTGCCGACCTGGTGTCCGCCGGCAGGCGCCCGTATGGCGAGGCGCCCAACGCGCCGGACGCCGATGTCGTGAACCTCTACGAGCGGCTGCTGCCCTACGCGGTGCTGTTCGGCATGCAGAACGAGTGGCTCGACGTCATCCGCGCCGCCGCGCCCGCCGACATGGTGGCCTCCCACCTGTCGCTCTTCGACGTCGTCGGCTCGAACTCGCTCTCCGACGCGTCCCGCTCGATCGGGCGCCTCGCCGCCACGCCCGTCTCCCGCGGATCGTCCCGCTCCGGATTCAGCAGCTCGTCGAGCTCGGGATGGTCCTCGTCCGGCGGATCGTCGGGTGGCGGCTTCTCCGGCGGCGGCGGGGGCGGAGGCGGCTTCGGCGGGCGCTGA
- a CDS encoding pyrimidine dimer DNA glycosylase/endonuclease V has product MRLWSLHPSLLDRAALVACWREALLAQKVLGGGTVGYTRHPQLERFRACDDPLDAVGHFLGTLADEADARGYRFDRTRIVRPDAAPPGMLVTDGQLAYEVAHLRVKVAARDPEWLPRLAGEPTAGTGFVVEPGPLASWERP; this is encoded by the coding sequence GTGAGGCTGTGGTCGCTGCATCCGTCGCTGCTGGATCGTGCGGCCCTGGTCGCGTGCTGGCGCGAGGCTCTGCTGGCACAGAAGGTGCTCGGCGGCGGGACCGTCGGGTACACGCGGCATCCGCAGCTCGAGAGGTTCCGCGCGTGCGACGATCCGCTCGACGCCGTCGGGCACTTCCTCGGCACGCTCGCGGACGAGGCCGATGCGCGCGGGTACCGGTTCGATCGCACGAGGATCGTGAGACCGGATGCCGCGCCCCCCGGCATGCTCGTCACCGACGGGCAACTCGCGTACGAGGTCGCGCACCTGCGCGTGAAGGTCGCCGCGCGCGACCCCGAGTGGCTGCCGAGGCTGGCGGGCGAGCCGACCGCGGGAACGGGCTTCGTCGTGGAGCCCGGGCCCCTCGCATCGTGGGAGCGCCCCTGA
- a CDS encoding thymidine kinase yields the protein MAKLYFRYGAMNSGKSTALLQAAYNYEERGQHVLLAKPAIDTKGAEQITSRLGVTRDVDFLIRPGDDVRSLFAEHRSRLHRAEVDTLIPDHGGMSIDVACLLIDEAQFLTREQVDDLLRIVVLDAVPVLAYGIRTDFRTQAFPGSRRLLELAHTLEELKTICRCGRKAIFNARLVGGRFVFDGDQVAIDELSADRVTYESMCAECYLRESGGRLG from the coding sequence GTGGCCAAGCTCTACTTCCGCTACGGGGCGATGAACTCCGGCAAGTCGACGGCTCTCCTGCAGGCCGCGTACAACTACGAGGAGCGCGGGCAGCACGTGCTGCTGGCCAAGCCCGCGATCGACACGAAGGGCGCTGAGCAGATCACGAGCCGGCTCGGCGTGACGCGCGACGTCGACTTCCTCATCCGGCCCGGCGACGACGTGCGCTCGCTGTTCGCGGAGCACCGCTCGAGGCTGCATCGCGCCGAGGTCGATACGCTCATCCCCGACCACGGCGGCATGTCGATCGACGTGGCGTGCCTCCTCATCGACGAGGCCCAGTTCCTCACTCGGGAGCAGGTCGACGACCTTCTGCGGATCGTCGTGCTCGACGCCGTTCCGGTGCTCGCGTACGGCATCCGCACGGACTTCCGGACGCAGGCCTTCCCCGGCTCGCGCCGGCTGCTCGAGCTCGCGCACACCCTCGAAGAGCTCAAGACGATCTGTCGGTGCGGCCGCAAGGCGATCTTCAACGCGCGACTCGTCGGAGGCCGGTTCGTGTTCGACGGCGACCAGGTCGCGATCGACGAGCTGTCGGCCGACCGCGTCACGTACGAGTCGATGTGCGCGGAGTGCTACCTCCGCGAGTCGGGCGGGCGCCTGGGCTAG
- a CDS encoding DUF1295 domain-containing protein, which produces MDPLVLVLVVAGVACAFCWITSLITKETSWVDRLWSIVPFVYVWIFAIAGILAGVDATRLIVMAVLATLWGVRLTYNFARKGGYTGMEDYRWAILRARMKPWQFQLFNLFFIVLYQNALLVLITLPAYIAYLNPAAFTGWDAAFAALLIAFLVGEFVADQQQWEFHQAKKAAGGHLEPGFVTTGLWRFSRHPNFFFEQAQWWTFYALGATAAVASGLGFWGGAFNWTILGAFLLTVLFIGSTIFTESISASKYPAYGDYRRTTSMIVPLPPRRRREAEAHA; this is translated from the coding sequence ATGGATCCCCTCGTCCTCGTCCTCGTCGTCGCGGGCGTCGCGTGCGCCTTCTGCTGGATCACGTCCCTCATCACGAAGGAGACATCGTGGGTCGACCGGCTGTGGTCGATCGTGCCGTTCGTGTACGTGTGGATCTTCGCGATCGCCGGCATCCTCGCGGGCGTCGACGCGACCCGTCTCATCGTGATGGCCGTGCTCGCCACCCTGTGGGGCGTGCGCCTCACCTACAACTTCGCGCGCAAGGGCGGCTACACCGGCATGGAGGACTACCGGTGGGCGATCCTGCGGGCGCGCATGAAGCCGTGGCAGTTCCAGCTGTTCAATCTGTTCTTCATCGTGCTGTACCAGAACGCCCTGCTCGTGCTCATCACGCTTCCGGCCTATATCGCGTACCTCAATCCGGCGGCATTCACCGGATGGGACGCCGCCTTCGCCGCGCTGCTCATCGCGTTCCTGGTCGGGGAGTTCGTCGCCGACCAGCAGCAGTGGGAGTTCCACCAGGCCAAGAAGGCGGCCGGCGGCCACCTCGAGCCCGGGTTCGTCACGACGGGCCTGTGGCGGTTCAGCCGTCACCCGAACTTCTTCTTCGAGCAGGCGCAGTGGTGGACGTTCTACGCGCTCGGCGCGACAGCGGCCGTGGCATCCGGTCTCGGCTTCTGGGGCGGCGCGTTCAACTGGACGATCCTCGGGGCATTCCTGCTCACGGTGCTGTTCATCGGCTCGACGATCTTCACGGAGTCGATCTCGGCGTCGAAGTACCCCGCGTACGGCGACTACAGGCGCACGACGTCGATGATCGTGCCGCTGCCGCCCCGTCGTCGGCGCGAAGCCGAGGCGCACGCCTAG
- a CDS encoding FCD domain-containing protein has translation MAEQARAWRTVLDTIEADMAAGRLRPGDRLPSERDLVAQLGVGRSSVREALRVLEVMGLIRTGTGSGPNAGAIVIASPTGGFSALLRLQVAAQGLPIADVVATRLVLEEWVARTLAGASEPDLSAAVETLDAMDDGELTPGDFLALDAAFHVALAQASGNLVVAATMEGLRASIEGYVRAAVESIPDWSAEAGRLRTEHRGVLDAINAHDADAAARRVRDHITHYYENTRPHA, from the coding sequence GTGGCGGAACAGGCGCGGGCATGGCGGACGGTCCTCGACACGATCGAGGCCGACATGGCCGCAGGCAGGCTCCGCCCAGGAGATCGGCTGCCATCCGAGCGCGACCTGGTCGCCCAGCTCGGGGTGGGGCGCTCGAGCGTCCGAGAGGCGCTGCGCGTGCTCGAGGTCATGGGGCTCATCCGCACCGGCACGGGCTCAGGGCCGAACGCGGGCGCCATCGTGATCGCATCCCCAACGGGAGGCTTCTCGGCGCTCCTGCGGCTTCAGGTCGCCGCCCAGGGGCTTCCGATCGCCGATGTCGTCGCGACGCGGCTCGTTCTGGAGGAGTGGGTCGCCCGCACGCTGGCCGGCGCATCCGAGCCCGATCTGTCCGCCGCGGTCGAGACGCTCGATGCGATGGACGACGGCGAGCTCACACCGGGCGACTTCCTCGCGCTCGACGCCGCGTTCCATGTGGCGCTGGCGCAGGCGTCCGGCAATCTCGTCGTCGCGGCGACGATGGAGGGTCTGCGCGCGTCCATCGAGGGCTACGTGCGCGCGGCGGTCGAGAGCATCCCCGACTGGTCTGCAGAGGCAGGGCGACTGCGCACCGAGCACCGCGGCGTCCTCGACGCGATCAACGCGCACGATGCGGATGCCGCGGCCCGCCGCGTGCGCGACCACATCACGCACTACTACGAGAACACGCGTCCGCACGCCTGA
- a CDS encoding alpha-hydroxy acid oxidase, whose protein sequence is MVKRQLPKISELMELMQFKRPDLNARRRRLDKALTISDLRAIAQRRTPRAAFDYTDGAAEGELSLARARQAFEDIEFHPSILRPAESVDMSTTILGGPSTMPFGIAPTGFARLMQTEGESAGASAAGAAGIPFTLSTLGTTSIEDVRAANQNGRNWFQLYVMRDREISYGLAKRAAAAGFDTIMFTVDTPVAGARLRDKRNGFSIPPQLTLTTIIDAIPRPWWWFDFLTTPKLEFASLSTTGGTVGELLDAAMDPTISYEDLAVIRDLWPGQVVVKGVQNVEDAKRLVDLGVDGIVLSNHGGRQLDRAPVPFHLLPHVVREVGRDATVMIDTGIMNGADIVASVALGAKFALVGRAYLYGLMAGGRAGVDKTIAILRNEIERTMKLLGVASLEELEPKHVTQLTRLVPVGQENRAVSVPAASE, encoded by the coding sequence ATGGTCAAGCGACAGCTGCCCAAGATCTCCGAGCTCATGGAGCTCATGCAGTTCAAGCGGCCCGATCTCAACGCGCGCCGGCGGCGGCTCGACAAGGCCCTCACGATCTCCGACCTGCGGGCGATCGCCCAGCGCCGCACGCCGCGGGCCGCATTCGACTACACCGACGGAGCGGCCGAGGGTGAGTTGTCTCTCGCACGTGCGCGGCAGGCGTTCGAAGACATCGAGTTCCACCCGTCGATCCTGCGGCCGGCGGAGTCCGTCGACATGTCGACGACGATCCTCGGCGGACCGTCGACGATGCCGTTCGGCATCGCGCCGACCGGGTTCGCGCGGCTCATGCAGACCGAGGGCGAGTCGGCCGGGGCATCCGCCGCCGGCGCCGCGGGCATTCCGTTCACGCTGTCGACGCTCGGCACGACCTCGATCGAAGACGTCCGGGCCGCCAACCAGAACGGGCGAAACTGGTTCCAGCTGTACGTCATGCGCGACCGCGAGATCTCGTACGGTCTCGCGAAGCGCGCCGCGGCGGCCGGCTTCGACACGATCATGTTCACGGTCGACACGCCCGTCGCGGGCGCCCGGCTGCGCGACAAGCGCAACGGCTTCTCGATTCCGCCCCAGCTCACGCTGACGACGATCATCGACGCGATCCCGCGGCCGTGGTGGTGGTTCGACTTCCTCACGACGCCCAAGCTCGAATTCGCGTCGCTGTCGACGACGGGCGGCACGGTGGGCGAGCTGCTCGACGCGGCGATGGACCCCACGATCAGCTACGAAGATCTCGCGGTCATCCGCGACCTGTGGCCCGGCCAGGTTGTCGTGAAGGGCGTGCAGAACGTCGAGGATGCGAAGCGCCTCGTCGACCTCGGCGTCGACGGCATCGTGCTGTCCAACCACGGAGGGCGCCAGCTCGATCGGGCGCCCGTGCCGTTCCACCTGCTGCCGCACGTCGTGCGCGAAGTCGGACGGGACGCGACCGTCATGATCGACACCGGCATCATGAACGGCGCCGACATCGTGGCATCCGTCGCGCTCGGCGCGAAGTTCGCGCTCGTCGGCCGCGCCTATCTCTACGGACTTATGGCCGGTGGACGCGCCGGAGTCGACAAGACGATCGCGATCCTGCGCAACGAGATCGAGCGCACGATGAAGCTGCTCGGGGTCGCGTCGCTCGAAGAGCTCGAGCCGAAGCACGTGACCCAGCTCACCCGACTGGTGCCGGTCGGGCAGGAGAACCGGGCGGTCAGCGTTCCGGCAGCGTCGGAATGA
- a CDS encoding HAD-IIB family hydrolase: MSPKPIRLVSFDLDDTLAPSKSPIDPRIGDQLIALAERVEVAVISGGQLAQFEKQVVDRLPDAPASVLSHIHLLPTCGTQYYRVREGGVEKIYAHALTDDQKRRAISALESEAKRLGLWETETWGDIIEDRGSQITFSALGQSAPLEAKTAWDPTGAKKNALRQAVASLLPDLEVRSGGTTSVDITHEGIDKAYGMRRLAEQTGIPLDEMLFVGDRLDPDGNDYPVLAMGVPCQAVEGWEDTAEFLDRLIPTLPER, translated from the coding sequence ATGAGCCCGAAGCCCATCCGTCTCGTCTCGTTCGACCTCGACGACACGCTGGCGCCGTCGAAGAGCCCGATCGATCCGCGCATCGGCGACCAGCTCATCGCCCTGGCCGAGCGCGTCGAGGTCGCCGTCATCTCGGGCGGCCAGCTGGCGCAGTTCGAGAAGCAGGTCGTCGACCGGCTTCCGGATGCCCCGGCATCCGTCCTGTCCCACATCCACCTGCTGCCCACGTGCGGCACGCAGTACTACCGCGTGCGCGAGGGCGGCGTCGAGAAGATCTACGCGCACGCGCTGACTGACGACCAGAAGCGCCGCGCGATCTCGGCCCTCGAGTCCGAGGCGAAGCGGCTCGGCCTGTGGGAGACCGAGACGTGGGGCGACATCATCGAGGACCGCGGCTCGCAGATCACGTTCTCGGCACTGGGCCAGAGCGCTCCGCTGGAGGCGAAGACGGCGTGGGATCCCACGGGCGCCAAGAAGAACGCCCTCCGCCAGGCGGTCGCATCGCTCCTCCCCGACCTCGAGGTGCGCTCCGGCGGAACGACCTCGGTCGACATCACGCACGAGGGGATCGACAAGGCCTACGGCATGCGCCGGCTCGCAGAGCAGACGGGCATCCCGCTCGACGAGATGCTGTTCGTCGGCGACCGTCTCGACCCCGACGGCAACGACTACCCCGTGCTTGCGATGGGCGTGCCGTGTCAGGCCGTGGAGGGCTGGGAGGACACGGCAGAGTTCCTCGACCGGCTCATTCCGACGCTGCCGGAACGCTGA